The DNA sequence AACATGGGGCGACCACTCCTTGTGCGAATTCTTTAATTAACGGATGTCAAGTAACTTGATAATGCACCGCAACTTTCACCCACGACGAAACAGCGCCGGACAGAATCGACGTCAATTATTGATGTATGGAAAACACTGAAAAAGCCGGGAAGGGTCGTCATGTCCCAGCCTGGCTACGGATATGTCCATCAGAGCATAGCGAGTGATCGCAAGACTGCAAGCACTTTGATATCACTTAAGACACTCTTCTGGCGATTACCGATTCCGGGCGATCGCGCAAACGATTGAACGCTGTAAATGCGCCCAGCGTGAAAGCCCCAGCAACCATAACATCGGCCAGGCGTCGCCATTCTGAAGGAGTCCCAACAAGGTTTTGCTCACCACCTGCAAGGCGCCAAGGGTGGCATCCAGTTGCTCGCGGGTTCGCGAGCCGAGTATCGGGATCAAACCCGTGCTCGAGCGCTCGGCCTTGTGCCGCAGCCAGGTAATCGCACCGCCCGGTGGTCGGCTGGCTTTCAGGTGCTTTCGCGCACCATCAATTCAAAGCCCAGGTCTTGGGTATGGCCGCTGCCAGGCTTGCCGTCGAGCATACCCAGCAACATTTGCGCTGCGCGCCGACCGATGGCGGCTCGCGGAGTGCGGATCGAGGTCAGGCGTGGCACCAGATGTGCCGAGGCCGGCAAGTCGTTGAAGCCGATCATCGCCACCCGCTCAGGCACTGCGATGCCCTGGCGCAGGGCCTGGAGGATGGCGCCCTGAGCCAGGTCGTCGTTACAGAAGAAGATCCCGTCCACATCCGGATGCCGCTGCAGCAGGTCGGTGAACAGTTCGCCGCCCAGGCCGATCGAGGACGGGTCCGGCACCATCACTTCCAGCGAAGCGTCGTAAACACCGGCCTCACGCAAGGCGCGGCGAAAGCCTTCGCCACGCTGCATCACCCGTGGGTCGAGTTGTGCCGCCACGTAGGCGAGTCGGCGTCGGCCGCGTTCGAGCAGGTGCCTCGCAGCGACGATGCCGGCCTGCTCCTGGGAGAAACCGACCGAGGTCACGCCCGGCGCCGAGACCAGCTCCATCATGTGCACGCACGGCACGCCACTGGCAGCCAACATGCGCCGCGAGCCTTCGGTGCGGTCGAAGCCGGTCAGCAGGATGCCGCGCGGCTGATGGCCCAGGTAGTTGCGGATCAGGTTTTCTTCTTCCTCGATGTCGTAGTGAAAGTTGCCGATCAGCACTTCCAGGCCACGCGGGCGCATGACTTCGTGAATCGCTTCGAGGGTTTCGACGAACAACTGGTTGGACAGCGACGGGATCAGCACCACCACCGACTGACTCTGCGCCGAGGCAAGCGCGCGGGCCGCCGGATTGGCGACATAGCCGAGACTCAAGGCTGCTTCCTGGACCTTTTGCACCAGGTCCGGCGCCACCGTGGCCACGCCTCGCAAGGCGCGGGAGGCGGTAATGGGAGAGACCCCGGAAAGGCGAGCAACTTCCGCCAGGGTGGGGCGACCGGTAGTACGAGAGCCGATGCGGGTCATGGTCTGATTATTTTCGACTTGCAAAGAATAGGGAACGGGCACTAAG is a window from the Pseudomonas sp. LS1212 genome containing:
- a CDS encoding LacI family DNA-binding transcriptional regulator is translated as MTRIGSRTTGRPTLAEVARLSGVSPITASRALRGVATVAPDLVQKVQEAALSLGYVANPAARALASAQSQSVVVLIPSLSNQLFVETLEAIHEVMRPRGLEVLIGNFHYDIEEEENLIRNYLGHQPRGILLTGFDRTEGSRRMLAASGVPCVHMMELVSAPGVTSVGFSQEQAGIVAARHLLERGRRRLAYVAAQLDPRVMQRGEGFRRALREAGVYDASLEVMVPDPSSIGLGGELFTDLLQRHPDVDGIFFCNDDLAQGAILQALRQGIAVPERVAMIGFNDLPASAHLVPRLTSIRTPRAAIGRRAAQMLLGMLDGKPGSGHTQDLGFELMVREST